The genomic region TGCGCGAAAGGACAAGCGCTTTCGCCACATTCGCAGCAACATCAACGTGCCGGTGATGGAGAATTTCAAGAAGGCGCTCAATCTCGGCGAGGCCGATTATTTCATGTGGCGGGCCGATGACGACCTGACCGACGAGAACCATCTCGAGGCGACGGTGAACGCGCTCGACCGGGAGGGTGACGCCCGGCTGGCCGTAACCCCGGTCCACCGGATCAACACCTCGACGGGGCGGGAAGCGGATTATCCGCTGCCGGTGAGCGAGGGCGCCGATCGCCTGTCGCGGGCGAAGGCGACCCTGCTCGGTTGCCATCCGAGCTGGTTCTACGGCCTTTGGCGGCGCGACGCGGTCGTCGAGGACATGGCGGTGCTCCGGGACTATCACTATGCCTGGGCGGCAGATCACCTCACCACGATGCGGGCGATGATCAACGGCCAGGTGGCCTTCGCGCCGGAGGCGACCTTCACGCAGCGGATCATGCGCGAGGGCAGCTACCACCTGCAGCCGGTGGAACGGCTGGCGGCGCGACGGAAATATGTCGAGATCGCGTGCCGCATCATCGCCGAGACCGACTATTCGGCGAGGGAGAAGATAGCGCTGAGAAGGGCGCTTGAGCAGCACGCGAACAAGCGTGTGGCGCCGTGGTTCCGGATGTACAAGCGGGCGCTCCGGCAGCGGATCAGGGCGATCTTCAGCCCGGCGTGATGACGTCGCGTGCGAATCCTCAGTGGCGTGGCATCAGGCACGAAACGAGTTATTCGCGGCGCCGACCTGGGTGGCGGCTGGATTTTTGTGACGGGCACAGGAATGAGGGCGGGCAGGGCGGCCCGGAAAGATACCGCAATGCTAGAGGAGCGCCCGCCTCTCTCGCTGCCTTCGACGCGCACCCCAGTTTTTTTGATTGAGACCGGCATCGGCACTTGATCGATCGATGATTTATCCGTAGCGATGCGCTGCCGCTTTGCTCAGTGGGGGATCACCGCATCATGGAAATTTTTACGTCTGCCGGCTTGCTGGCGCTTATGCAGGTTATTGTCATCGACCTGGTGCTTGCCGGGGATAACGCCGTCGTCATCGGCCTTGCCGCCGCCGGGCTTCCGACCGAGCAGCGCAAGAAGGCGATTCTGGTCGGCATTATCGCCGCGACCGTTCTTCGCATCGCGCTGGCGAGCGTCACCGTCCAGCTCCTCGAAATCATCGGCCTGCTTCTTGCCGGCGGTATCCTTCTGCTCTGGGTCTGCTGGAAGATGTGGCGCGAGTTGCGCGCCAGCGTCGGTGGCGCGGGTGCCGAAGGGCATGGCGAAGTCCAGAAGAAGACCTTCATGCAGGCGGCGATCCAGATCGTCGTTGCCGACATCTCCATGTCGCTCGACAACGTGCTCGCGGTTGCGGGTGCTGCCCGCGAGCATCCGACGGTGCTGGTGATCGGCCTCGTCCTTTCGATCGCCATGATGGGCGTTGCAGCGGGCTTCATCGCCAAGCTGCTCAACCGCTATCACTGGATCGCCTATGTCGGTCTGGCGATCATCCTCTATGTCGCGGTCGACATGATCTACCGCGGATCGATCGAGGTCTGGCCGCACGTCGTGCCGGTCGTCGCAGCGATCTCCGGCTGATCTTCGCTTGCCAACGCGGGGCTGGCTTCCGGCCCCGCGCTGTCCGAGGTACGGCGCCGTAGGCGGTGGCCCTCTGGCGGGTGATAGGCGTGTTCAGCGTTCGGGCGTCCAGCATTTCCACACGGTTGCCCTTGCCTGATCGGCCATGCGCCTAGCGACTGCCAGCCTCCCCGCGTCGATTCATCCTAATATTTCATCCTAATATTGGCCGACTGGAAGGCCTTGGAAATGCTCTACCGTTTCGTCAAGCTGCACCCACTTATGTTTCGATTGTTCGAATACTGATATGGCAGGTGGCGCGAAGGCCGGGTTGGCAAATGAACCTACCGCCACCCCGATCCAGGACGGCGAAGCATCGGCCTTCCAATAGACGGTCGAGCCGCAAGTTGGGCAAAAATGCATTCGGACCTTGCGACCGGTCTCGGCAGTCCGAATGAATTCTGTAGACGTTCCAGATATTTCGACACAGTCAATCGAGTAGAACGCGTTAGCGCTGAACGGCGCACCAGTTCTTCGCTGGCAAGCGAAACAGTGACACAGCGCAGTCAATTGTGGCGGTTCGCTAAGCATCAGTCTAAGAGCGCCGCAGGCGCATTGGGCATTGGCCATGGAAACTCCTCCCGCTTGCACGGTGAGATTGCGTTGGATTGAGGGCTGAAGCGCAGGCCCGAAGCGCAATTGCGGTGGGCGATGCGAAGGGGCTGAGACCTGATACAATATCAGGTTCACAGGAACTCGACTCTGGATCGCGGAAATGCCGAGGTCTAGAGGAAACCCATCCGGCTGTGCAGTCCCTCGCTTGATGCCGGCCGCTGCATCTCCGTCAGGCGTGCCTGGCGCGCCCGCTCTGGCTACCGGGCGCTGTCGATGATCATTCCCCCATCCGGGGTAAGGCTGTAGCCCGTTATGAACTGCGCATCCTTGCTGGCAAGGAACAAGACGACCGGCGCGATGTCCTCTTCCGGCGATCCATATCGCACAAGGGCGTTGGTTGGCGGTGGAACTGCGACGTCGCCCCAGGTGTCAGCGATGGGAAGGACGTTGTTCACAGTGATCTTGTCTGCGCCCCATTCGCGGGCGGCGACCCTGGTCAGGGCACGGACCGCCTCCTTCGCCATTGCATAAGGTCCATAGTTCGCCATGCCGAGAACGCCGGCACAAGAGGCGAAGTTGACGACCCGACCGTCTCCACTGGCCTTGAGATAGAGATAGCATGCTTGCATCATCCGCAGACATGCGATCGGCCCCGTATCGAAGTTGCGTTGCAGTTGTTCGGCCGAGAGATCGATGATCGACGACGAGACCGAGGATGGATCGAAGGCATTGTTCACGAGAATATCGATCTGACCAAAGGCGGCCACGACTTTACCCACCGCGGCGTTGATCTGGTCGGGATCCGCGATATCGCAGATGATGCCGATCGCCGTGCCGCCGGCCGCTTGGATGTCTGCGACGACGCTGTCGACATTGCCAGACGTTCGTGAAAGCACAGCCACCTTCGCCCCTTCGGCCGCGAACAGTTTCGCAGTAGCGCGGCCGATGCCGCGACCTGCACCTGTGACGACAGCGACTTTTCCGTTGAGTCGACCCATATATTCGTCTCCTTCGATTGTTGGTGTTTTGCCGCGTCACAGCATCGCTGAGAGCATGTATGGCGACGGGATTTCGCGCGCTGCGTTCTGGGTGAGGAATGAGGCGGCGAGCAGCGCAAGGCCGACCGCTGCCGGCAGCGCGCTGCTCGGTTTACGAACGCCGAGATGGGCTAAGCCGGATAGCAGCAGATGATAGAACATCCCTGCATAAGCAAGGTCGCTGAGCCCCGCGCTGAAGCGGAGCACGATTGCAACCACGCCCAGGACCTTCACAATGGTGAGGATCGGCACGAGATATCTGGGATAACCGAGGTCGGCGAGAGCCTGCCGGACCCAGTCTCCTTTCGTTGCGTACATGCAAGCGGATGCTAGATAGAGCAGCGACAACAACGCCGTGCTGATCCAGTAGATGTAAATAGCGGCCATAAGTTTTTCCTGTCGCCGTTTCTGCGGCAACTTCTCTTTCATCGACTTTGCTGGTTGGTCTGGAAGCGCACTTTCATTCGCGCCGACAGCCTACATTGAAAATGTCTACTAAGATTGATATTGGCAAGTAGGATGAATAACTTGCTGCTAGTATGGAAAACCTGACTATGGTGGATGAAGAGATCAACATGCACGAGGAGATGCGCCGCGCATTCGCGCTGCTCTCAGGCAAGTGGAAGCTGGAGATCATGTGGCTGCTCAATCAGCGGGTCTACCGCTTCGGGGAACTCAGGAAGGCAATCCCCGGCATCACCCAGCACATGCTCACCGCGCAGCTCCGCGAGCTCGAGGCGGACGGCCTGGTATCGCGCACCGTCTTTGCGGAAGTGCCACCTCGCGTCGAATATGAGATCACGCCGAAGGCGCGCGGCCTCGGCCCGACGATGGAGGCGCTGACGGCGTGGTGGAAGGAGTACGGTCGCAGCGTGCCCGTCAAAACGAGTTCGCGCGGTCGCAAGGCGAAGGGCGCCAAGGCCCGCCCTCCGCATAATTAGTCGTTTCGTGCAAGAGGCCGCGTTCGAACAACCTTGCTCCCATCGCACTTCGGCGAGCATCGAACCGCCGACCCGGCCCCCGTGTTCGCCGCGCGACAGTGTCGTACTGCGGGTGACCGCTTTGACCGAGACGATCTATCTGTCCCTGTATCGAAAGGCTTCGACAAAAGTAGAGAACGCAGGCGAGGGATTGCGCCGGCTGGGATAATAGAGGCGGTAGCCCTGGAAGGTCGGGCACCAATCGACAAGGACCGCCCGAAGATGTCCGCTCTCAACATAGGGCCGAACGAGGTCTTTGGGCACATAGGCCAATCCTATGCCGTCGAGGGCCGCATGGATCGCTGGTCCGATGTCGCTCAGGATCAACTGGCCCTCCACACGGACGCTGAACTCGCGGCCGTCCTTTTCGAACTCCCAGGCATAGAGTGCTCCCAACGTCGGAAGCCGCAGGTTG from Sinorhizobium garamanticum harbors:
- a CDS encoding glycosyltransferase family 2 protein; this translates as MARVSIAVPTYNGAETISESLNCIRGQSFEDFEVVICDNASTDGTSEICAEFARKDKRFRHIRSNINVPVMENFKKALNLGEADYFMWRADDDLTDENHLEATVNALDREGDARLAVTPVHRINTSTGREADYPLPVSEGADRLSRAKATLLGCHPSWFYGLWRRDAVVEDMAVLRDYHYAWAADHLTTMRAMINGQVAFAPEATFTQRIMREGSYHLQPVERLAARRKYVEIACRIIAETDYSAREKIALRRALEQHANKRVAPWFRMYKRALRQRIRAIFSPA
- a CDS encoding TerC family protein, whose product is MEIFTSAGLLALMQVIVIDLVLAGDNAVVIGLAAAGLPTEQRKKAILVGIIAATVLRIALASVTVQLLEIIGLLLAGGILLLWVCWKMWRELRASVGGAGAEGHGEVQKKTFMQAAIQIVVADISMSLDNVLAVAGAAREHPTVLVIGLVLSIAMMGVAAGFIAKLLNRYHWIAYVGLAIILYVAVDMIYRGSIEVWPHVVPVVAAISG
- a CDS encoding GFA family protein, coding for MANAQCACGALRLMLSEPPQLTALCHCFACQRRTGAPFSANAFYSIDCVEISGTSTEFIRTAETGRKVRMHFCPTCGSTVYWKADASPSWIGVAVGSFANPAFAPPAISVFEQSKHKWVQLDETVEHFQGLPVGQY
- a CDS encoding SDR family NAD(P)-dependent oxidoreductase; its protein translation is MGRLNGKVAVVTGAGRGIGRATAKLFAAEGAKVAVLSRTSGNVDSVVADIQAAGGTAIGIICDIADPDQINAAVGKVVAAFGQIDILVNNAFDPSSVSSSIIDLSAEQLQRNFDTGPIACLRMMQACYLYLKASGDGRVVNFASCAGVLGMANYGPYAMAKEAVRALTRVAAREWGADKITVNNVLPIADTWGDVAVPPPTNALVRYGSPEEDIAPVVLFLASKDAQFITGYSLTPDGGMIIDSAR
- a CDS encoding DoxX family protein → MAAIYIYWISTALLSLLYLASACMYATKGDWVRQALADLGYPRYLVPILTIVKVLGVVAIVLRFSAGLSDLAYAGMFYHLLLSGLAHLGVRKPSSALPAAVGLALLAASFLTQNAAREIPSPYMLSAML
- a CDS encoding winged helix-turn-helix transcriptional regulator codes for the protein MENLTMVDEEINMHEEMRRAFALLSGKWKLEIMWLLNQRVYRFGELRKAIPGITQHMLTAQLRELEADGLVSRTVFAEVPPRVEYEITPKARGLGPTMEALTAWWKEYGRSVPVKTSSRGRKAKGAKARPPHN